A window of Spirochaetota bacterium genomic DNA:
CTGAGGTCATTGTGGAAAACGGCGGTGATATATGGGCGTATGTGCGTGAACCTGCAACAATCAGTGTGTTTGCGGGGCGCTCAGCATTTTCAAAAAATTTAGGCATTGCTCTGACCCCTGGCATGACACCCTGTGGCATCTGTTCGTCATCAGGGAGGTTTGGGCGCTCATTTAGTTTTGGCAAAGCCGATATTGCAACAATCATTGCCACTGATGCAGCACTGGCAGATGCGGTTGCAACCGCAACCTGTAACTTAGTACAAAGCGATAGTGACTGTACAAACGCTGTATCGTTTGCAACCAGCATATCTGGTGTAAAAAGCGCACTGGTGATATACTGGAATACGATGGCAGTCAAAGGTTGCATTGAACTTACTGAAATTGAATAAACGAGGTTTACCATGGAATCACGAAATGTACTGTTAATATTTAATCAGCACATTATGTACAAACCAATCATATACCGTATTGCAAAAGATTTTAATGTGATATTCAATGTGCTTGAAGCAAAAATATTGC
This region includes:
- a CDS encoding UPF0280 family protein, which gives rise to MTNVMSNTLPYRTLSTRFTTFEVRVETTNLYICTHSNVYDRAIVLVKSLREDIERYSEKHPQFLHALTPLEPEFGAPEVVQRMCKASLMAEVGPMAAVAGAIAQMVGEDLLHYSSEVIVENGGDIWAYVREPATISVFAGRSAFSKNLGIALTPGMTPCGICSSSGRFGRSFSFGKADIATIIATDAALADAVATATCNLVQSDSDCTNAVSFATSISGVKSALVIYWNTMAVKGCIELTEIE